The following coding sequences lie in one Methylotenera versatilis 301 genomic window:
- the flgF gene encoding flagellar basal-body rod protein FlgF, with product MDRMIYTAMTGAKHILEQQATTAHNLANVTSTGFKAQVDSFRAVPVISEGLATRAFVVDSTVGADFNPGAIQSTNRDLDVAIQGKGWLSIQRADGSEGYTRNGSLKVSENGILQTATGLTVLGDGGPISIPPDVAVSVGKDGTVSTVANGAKPGASNVLGRLKLVNPPEADLVRAEDGLFVTSNGNPAEVDANVHVVGGALESSNVNVIDAMVSMISLARQFETQMKLMQSAENNANKASQLLSLG from the coding sequence ATGGATCGCATGATTTACACCGCAATGACAGGCGCAAAACACATACTTGAACAACAGGCGACCACTGCCCATAACTTAGCCAATGTCACGTCTACGGGCTTTAAGGCACAAGTTGATTCGTTCAGAGCAGTACCTGTTATCAGTGAGGGTTTAGCAACCCGTGCATTCGTAGTGGACTCTACCGTAGGTGCAGACTTTAACCCTGGCGCAATTCAATCAACTAATCGCGATTTGGATGTGGCGATTCAAGGCAAGGGTTGGTTATCTATTCAGCGTGCCGATGGCTCTGAGGGCTATACGCGCAACGGTTCTTTGAAAGTCAGTGAGAACGGTATTTTACAAACCGCCACGGGCTTAACAGTGTTAGGCGATGGCGGCCCGATTAGCATTCCACCTGATGTCGCAGTTTCCGTTGGTAAAGACGGAACGGTATCAACCGTTGCAAATGGTGCTAAGCCGGGTGCGTCCAATGTATTAGGCCGCTTAAAACTGGTCAATCCGCCAGAAGCAGATTTAGTACGTGCTGAAGATGGCTTGTTTGTGACCAGCAATGGTAACCCAGCAGAGGTCGATGCAAACGTGCATGTTGTTGGCGGCGCGCTGGAAAGCAGTAACGTCAATGTGATTGATGCGATGGTTTCTATGATTAGTTTAGCCAGACAGTTTGAAACTCAAATGAAGCTTATGCAAAGCGCTGAGAATAACGCTAATAAAGCCTCTCAACTCCTAAGTTTGGGTTAA
- the flgG gene encoding flagellar basal-body rod protein FlgG, whose product MIRSLWISKTGLDAQQTQMDVIANNLANVSTNGFKRSRAVFEDLLYQNIRQPGAQTSQQTQLPSGLQLGTGVRPVATERIFSQGNLQQTSNNKDVAIQGAGFFQVLMPDGTTAYTRDGSFQTDSQGQLVTSSGFPVQPAITVPANAESFTVGRDGTVSITTTGSTATTQIGTLQLATFINTAGLQGKGENLFVETTASGNPTVNNPGTNGAGLLTQGYVETSNVNVVEELVNMIQTQRAYEINSKAITTSDQMLQKLTQM is encoded by the coding sequence ATGATACGCTCACTATGGATTTCAAAAACTGGCCTTGATGCCCAACAAACGCAAATGGACGTAATCGCCAACAACTTGGCAAACGTCAGCACCAATGGTTTCAAGCGTTCACGCGCAGTATTTGAAGACTTGCTCTATCAAAACATTCGCCAGCCTGGCGCACAAACCTCACAACAAACACAATTGCCATCGGGTTTACAACTAGGTACAGGTGTAAGACCTGTGGCGACAGAACGCATTTTTAGCCAAGGTAATTTACAACAAACCAGCAACAACAAAGATGTGGCCATTCAAGGTGCAGGTTTCTTTCAAGTATTGATGCCTGATGGCACAACAGCATACACGCGCGATGGCTCTTTTCAGACAGATAGCCAAGGTCAATTAGTGACGTCTAGTGGCTTTCCTGTTCAACCAGCGATTACTGTTCCAGCTAATGCAGAGAGCTTTACTGTGGGTCGCGATGGTACGGTTTCAATCACGACTACAGGTTCAACTGCCACCACTCAGATTGGTACTTTGCAACTGGCAACATTTATTAACACTGCCGGCTTACAAGGAAAAGGTGAAAACCTTTTCGTAGAAACAACCGCATCAGGCAACCCTACGGTGAATAATCCCGGTACGAATGGCGCGGGCTTGTTGACTCAAGGTTACGTTGAAACATCTAACGTGAATGTAGTAGAAGAGTTAGTCAATATGATTCAAACCCAACGTGCCTATGAAATTAATAGTAAAGCCATTACTACATCTGATCAAATGTTACAAAAACTGACACAGATGTAA
- a CDS encoding flagellar basal body L-ring protein FlgH, producing the protein MLNTHYLKVCNLTLKGIVLASCLLFNACAFTPETVVKQPMTAKPTAVTPVKSNNGAIFNVAAYHPLFEDRRPRYVGDTVTINIIENTNTTKNFESNGSKDGKAANSITSLFGHNVPAASFSGSSSNSVKEKEDAKSSNVFNGSITVTVIDVLPNGNLSVSGEKQISFDRGTEFVRFSGVVSPDSITVGNFVPSNKVADARIEYRTNTKVDAASIAALVARFFLSMGAL; encoded by the coding sequence ATGTTGAATACTCATTATCTTAAAGTGTGTAATCTAACCTTAAAAGGCATTGTGTTAGCGTCATGCTTACTATTCAATGCTTGCGCTTTTACGCCAGAAACTGTTGTAAAACAACCTATGACAGCAAAGCCTACCGCTGTTACACCAGTTAAATCTAACAACGGTGCTATTTTCAATGTAGCTGCCTATCACCCTTTATTTGAAGACCGTCGCCCACGCTATGTGGGAGATACTGTGACTATCAACATTATTGAAAATACCAACACGACCAAAAACTTTGAAAGCAATGGCAGTAAAGACGGTAAAGCGGCCAATTCAATTACTAGCTTATTTGGTCATAACGTACCTGCGGCAAGTTTTTCAGGCAGCTCATCTAACTCAGTCAAAGAAAAAGAGGATGCTAAATCCAGCAATGTATTCAATGGCTCGATTACCGTTACGGTGATTGATGTATTGCCAAACGGCAATTTATCAGTGAGCGGTGAAAAACAGATCTCATTCGATAGAGGCACAGAGTTTGTGCGTTTCTCTGGCGTGGTAAGTCCAGACAGCATCACTGTCGGCAACTTTGTACCGTCCAACAAAGTGGCGGATGCGCGTATTGAATATAGAACCAATACCAAAGTAGATGCCGCAAGCATTGCCGCGCTTGTAGCACGCTTTTTCTTAAGCATGGGCGCGCTTTAA
- a CDS encoding flagellar basal body P-ring protein FlgI, translated as MTHQHSKNTSHVWRDICCALLSISLLFIQPAHAERLKDLATIQGVRNNQLIGYGLVVGLDGTGDQTPYTVQSMISMMQQMGVNLPAGTSIQMKNVASVIITGSLPAFAQPGQTLDVTVSSMGSAKSLRGGTLLMTPLKGADGQIYAMAQGNLVVGGVGASANGSQTQINHLSVGRISDGATVERSIPNTINLTDNVNLELKESDFSTASLVADAINKRFGQNTALAQDGRVIRVQAPANSSRVSFLADLEKINVAPAPTNAKIIMNARTGSVVMNQAVTLESCAVSHGNLSVVINTDPVISQPGALSSGQTISTARSQIEINKEPGKVLKLNSGANLSDVVKALNAIGATPQDLLAILQAMKAAGSLHADLEVI; from the coding sequence ATGACACATCAGCACTCAAAAAATACTTCTCATGTTTGGCGCGATATTTGTTGTGCGCTGCTTTCCATCAGCTTGCTGTTTATTCAGCCTGCACATGCCGAAAGATTAAAAGATTTAGCCACGATTCAAGGCGTGAGGAACAACCAGCTAATCGGCTATGGCCTTGTCGTTGGTCTAGACGGCACAGGTGATCAAACGCCCTACACTGTGCAAAGTATGATTAGCATGATGCAACAAATGGGTGTGAATTTACCTGCTGGCACTAGCATACAAATGAAAAACGTGGCTTCCGTGATTATTACAGGTAGCTTGCCAGCCTTCGCACAACCGGGTCAAACTTTAGACGTCACTGTTTCATCTATGGGTAGTGCAAAAAGTCTGCGCGGCGGTACGCTGTTGATGACACCGCTTAAAGGTGCTGACGGTCAGATTTATGCCATGGCACAAGGTAACTTAGTGGTAGGCGGCGTAGGTGCTTCAGCCAATGGCAGTCAAACACAAATCAATCATCTTAGTGTAGGTAGAATTTCCGATGGTGCAACAGTAGAACGCTCAATTCCAAATACAATCAACCTAACGGATAACGTTAACTTAGAGCTTAAAGAGTCAGATTTTTCAACTGCATCTTTAGTCGCAGATGCTATTAACAAACGCTTTGGTCAAAACACTGCGCTTGCACAAGATGGTCGCGTTATTCGCGTGCAAGCACCAGCCAATAGTAGCCGTGTAAGCTTTCTTGCTGATTTAGAAAAAATCAACGTTGCACCTGCCCCTACTAACGCAAAAATCATTATGAATGCACGTACTGGCTCTGTGGTGATGAATCAAGCTGTCACACTGGAAAGCTGTGCTGTATCGCACGGTAATTTATCTGTAGTGATTAACACAGACCCTGTGATTAGCCAACCTGGTGCACTGTCAAGTGGACAAACCATATCAACAGCGCGCTCACAAATTGAAATCAACAAAGAACCTGGCAAGGTTTTAAAATTGAACAGCGGAGCTAATCTATCAGATGTAGTGAAAGCGCTTAATGCGATTGGTGCGACACCACAAGACCTGCTTGCCATCTTGCAAGCCATGAAGGCCGCAGGCTCATTGCACGCGGACTTAGAGGTCATTTAA
- the flgJ gene encoding flagellar assembly peptidoglycan hydrolase FlgJ: MISGADLSGKVAFDANSLNGLKNAAKENSPEAIKGVAKQFEAIFMNMMLKSMREASPQDNPFDNEQSRTFTSMLDQQLSSNLASKGLGLSDVLVRQLSQGSNPINNTMEQAVTDTPSASASDAKSNAMISNPLSPSGNKPVNNQPDSKALSDYKNSPTETSLINNKVDTKSLGDGATEFKNRMSKHAEEASRTTGVPAHLMLGQAALESGWGKRELKGADGTPSNNLFGIKASGNWDGKVVEATTTEYIHGVKQKRIEKFRAYDSYADSFKDFANMMNNNPRYNKVMANLDSVNGYAQAMQNAGYATDPNYASKLASVIQKVIP, from the coding sequence ATGATTAGCGGCGCGGATTTATCTGGAAAAGTAGCGTTTGATGCCAATAGCTTAAATGGCTTAAAGAATGCTGCGAAAGAAAACTCACCAGAAGCTATTAAAGGCGTTGCCAAGCAGTTTGAGGCAATTTTCATGAACATGATGTTGAAAAGCATGCGTGAAGCCTCACCGCAAGATAATCCTTTTGATAACGAGCAAAGCCGTACATTCACTTCTATGCTGGATCAGCAACTAAGTAGCAACCTAGCCTCAAAAGGGTTAGGTCTTTCAGATGTACTTGTTAGGCAACTTAGTCAAGGTAGCAACCCCATCAATAACACCATGGAACAAGCAGTAACTGATACACCATCAGCGTCCGCCTCTGACGCAAAATCTAATGCAATGATCAGTAACCCTTTATCACCAAGCGGTAACAAACCTGTCAATAATCAACCAGACTCTAAAGCACTGAGTGATTATAAAAACTCACCGACAGAAACATCATTGATCAATAACAAAGTTGATACTAAATCACTCGGTGATGGCGCTACTGAGTTCAAGAATCGTATGTCCAAACATGCAGAAGAAGCCAGTCGCACTACTGGCGTCCCTGCCCACCTGATGTTGGGTCAAGCCGCGCTTGAAAGCGGTTGGGGCAAACGCGAATTAAAAGGTGCCGATGGTACGCCAAGTAACAACCTGTTCGGCATCAAAGCTTCAGGCAATTGGGATGGCAAAGTGGTAGAAGCCACCACGACTGAATATATCCACGGCGTAAAACAAAAACGCATAGAGAAGTTCCGCGCTTATGACAGCTACGCAGATTCCTTCAAAGACTTTGCCAATATGATGAATAACAATCCACGCTACAACAAAGTGATGGCAAACTTGGATAGCGTGAATGGCTATGCGCAAGCGATGCAGAATGCTGGATACGCGACTGACCCTAATTACGCAAGCAAACTGGCGAGCGTGATACAGAAAGTGATCCCTTAA
- the flgK gene encoding flagellar hook-associated protein FlgK: MADILSIGKSALAAAQVGLSTTGHNIANASTPGYSRQVVIQAAAQAQSSGSGYIGQGTEVASITRAFNEILSKQVVNSQAASSSSQVYASQLSNINNMLSDASAGLNPAISDFFNSVSDLAANPSDIPTRQSMLSYAQSLVNRLQSTNSSLNEVRSDVNTQLTGSVNLVNTYAKQIASLNNSIETAISSDGNPPNDLMDQRDQLVTELSKQVKTTVVPQGQGSYNIYVGNGLPLVIGKSVMSLTTASSPTDPTRLEVSYQSSGKSTVLGTSSLPGGVIGGLLQFRAESLDSVQNQIGQVALVLGDTFNKQHQQGIDLNGNLGGNLFNIPTPTVSASGNNQGSAIVTSQIIDARAITASDYRLQFDGTNYKISRLSDNVVLYNDPAAPTPASLPTPPATSLDGLSFSVPAGMAANDEYVIRPTRNVATSISLAITDAKKLAIGSAMLSSVANSTNTGTASISIPPTGSNLTGTLGVTYASGMPGTLSMAPSTQPVTVTVSGVSTVYPAGSPITYTSGATISVGGLSFAITGTPANGDKFTLSASGPGDNRNGLLLADLQKQGTINNSTTTYSSAFAELVNGVGNKTRELNITSTSEAKVLEQATAAMQSESGVNLDEEATNLLRYQQAYQAAGKMMQIASQLFDTLLQLGK, from the coding sequence ATGGCTGACATACTAAGTATAGGAAAAAGCGCACTTGCAGCAGCTCAGGTTGGTCTCAGCACAACTGGGCACAACATTGCTAATGCCTCCACACCAGGGTACTCAAGGCAAGTCGTCATTCAAGCAGCAGCACAAGCGCAAAGCTCGGGAAGCGGCTATATTGGACAAGGTACAGAGGTCGCGAGCATCACCCGCGCCTTTAATGAAATATTATCCAAACAAGTTGTTAATAGCCAAGCAGCTAGCTCCAGTAGCCAAGTGTATGCCAGCCAACTTAGCAATATTAACAATATGTTGTCCGATGCTTCTGCTGGACTTAACCCAGCTATTTCGGATTTTTTTAATAGTGTAAGTGATTTGGCGGCTAATCCAAGCGACATTCCGACTAGACAGTCTATGCTGTCTTACGCACAATCTTTGGTCAACCGCTTACAAAGTACCAATAGCAGTTTAAACGAAGTTAGAAGCGATGTGAATACTCAGCTCACAGGTAGCGTAAACTTAGTGAATACCTATGCAAAACAAATTGCATCACTCAACAACTCCATTGAAACAGCCATAAGCAGTGACGGCAATCCACCCAATGACTTAATGGATCAACGTGATCAACTAGTTACGGAGTTGAGTAAGCAAGTAAAAACTACAGTAGTACCGCAAGGTCAAGGTAGTTACAATATTTATGTTGGTAACGGCTTACCATTGGTGATTGGCAAGAGCGTAATGTCACTTACAACGGCAAGCTCACCAACAGACCCAACAAGGCTGGAAGTGTCATATCAATCATCAGGAAAATCTACCGTTCTAGGTACAAGTAGCTTACCTGGTGGCGTAATCGGAGGCTTGCTGCAGTTCAGAGCAGAATCACTAGACTCTGTGCAAAATCAAATAGGTCAAGTTGCGCTGGTACTTGGCGATACCTTCAATAAGCAACACCAACAAGGTATAGACTTGAACGGTAACCTTGGTGGCAATTTATTTAACATCCCAACTCCAACAGTAAGCGCTAGCGGAAACAATCAAGGTTCAGCGATTGTGACTAGTCAGATTATAGATGCTCGAGCCATAACCGCCAGCGACTACCGCTTACAGTTTGATGGTACAAACTACAAAATATCTCGTCTTTCAGATAATGTAGTCTTGTACAATGACCCTGCAGCCCCTACGCCTGCAAGCTTACCTACACCTCCAGCAACATCGTTAGATGGACTGAGCTTTAGTGTACCTGCTGGCATGGCCGCAAATGATGAATATGTCATTCGTCCTACAAGAAACGTAGCCACATCTATTAGCTTGGCAATCACTGATGCAAAAAAATTGGCTATTGGTAGCGCCATGCTAAGCTCAGTTGCAAACTCAACCAATACTGGCACAGCTAGTATTAGCATACCGCCAACAGGAAGCAATTTAACGGGCACATTAGGGGTTACCTACGCAAGCGGCATGCCAGGCACTTTATCTATGGCACCTTCAACACAACCCGTGACTGTCACTGTATCAGGTGTATCCACTGTTTATCCTGCTGGTTCGCCAATTACTTATACTAGTGGTGCGACTATTTCTGTAGGCGGATTAAGCTTCGCTATTACTGGCACGCCTGCAAATGGAGATAAATTCACACTCTCTGCGAGTGGCCCTGGTGATAATCGTAATGGTCTATTGCTTGCCGACCTGCAAAAGCAAGGTACTATCAATAACAGCACCACCACCTATTCAAGCGCATTTGCTGAGCTGGTCAATGGCGTGGGTAATAAAACACGTGAGTTGAATATCACCTCCACATCTGAGGCTAAAGTCTTAGAACAAGCTACTGCTGCCATGCAATCAGAATCAGGTGTGAATTTAGATGAAGAAGCAACCAACCTACTTCGCTATCAACAGGCTTATCAAGCGGCTGGCAAAATGATGCAAATTGCATCTCAGCTCTTTGATACTTTATTACAATTAGGCAAATAG
- the flgL gene encoding flagellar hook-associated protein FlgL, which produces MRISTNTIYQAGISRISNIQSDQAKLQEQISTGRRISSPSDDPVGAARALEISAAQSGNAKFADTRQTAQLKLNTLESNLTSITSLLVSTQSTLVGAGNATLSDTERGFMASELKGSLDALIGLANTQDASGNYLYAGYKTSTVPFVATASGANYAGDSNQQLLQVDTQRQMAINATGDNVFQAGGNDVFATLSNLVTLLNTPITNAASQAAYNAGLSTAIGSLKGSVDNVLNVRADIGAKLNEIDNLDTAGSDRALQYSKSLSDLQDTDYASALSDLAKQQTIMEAAQKSFVQITSLSLFKLL; this is translated from the coding sequence ATGCGTATTAGTACCAACACTATCTACCAAGCCGGTATTTCTAGAATAAGCAACATACAATCTGATCAGGCCAAATTACAAGAGCAGATTTCAACTGGTCGTCGTATCTCCTCGCCATCGGATGATCCCGTAGGTGCTGCGCGCGCACTAGAAATTTCAGCGGCACAAAGTGGTAACGCGAAATTTGCAGATACACGCCAGACAGCGCAACTCAAGTTAAATACGCTAGAATCAAACTTAACTAGCATCACCAGCTTACTCGTTTCGACACAATCTACACTGGTTGGCGCTGGCAACGCAACGCTATCAGACACCGAAAGAGGATTTATGGCATCTGAGCTAAAAGGCTCTCTTGATGCATTGATTGGACTTGCCAATACACAAGATGCCTCTGGAAATTACCTGTATGCTGGTTATAAGACTAGCACGGTGCCCTTTGTCGCAACTGCTAGCGGCGCTAATTACGCAGGCGATAGCAATCAGCAGTTACTACAAGTTGATACGCAACGACAAATGGCAATCAACGCAACAGGCGACAATGTATTTCAAGCGGGCGGTAACGATGTATTTGCCACATTAAGCAATCTAGTCACGCTGCTTAATACGCCAATTACCAATGCCGCTTCACAAGCTGCATATAACGCTGGATTGTCAACAGCGATTGGCAGCTTGAAAGGCTCGGTCGATAACGTCTTGAATGTACGTGCTGACATAGGTGCAAAACTCAATGAAATTGACAATCTAGACACCGCAGGTTCTGATCGCGCATTGCAATACAGCAAGTCTCTCTCAGACTTACAAGATACTGACTATGCCAGCGCACTGTCTGACCTTGCAAAACAACAAACCATCATGGAAGCTGCGCAAAAGTCATTTGTGCAAATTACTAGCTTATCGTTATTTAAGTTACTCTAA
- a CDS encoding heme-binding protein, with protein sequence MTKKIAGLTFAVLASVFTANANAGCADISYTTLQQAANFARALGNTGGLSLNMWATFVDETGKVCAVVNTGVKGELAGNSQWLGSRVISAQKANTGNAFSLNGLAISSGALYAAVQPGGSLYGLQESNPVDAEAAYKGPATSFGKANDPLVGTRVGGVNVFGGGLPLYKNGVKIGGIGVSGDTSCTDHAFVWKMRQILAMEPAASVTQVEKLKLTGTFAALGDHPTCIGGAIGDQSGFVASAP encoded by the coding sequence ATGACCAAGAAAATCGCAGGTTTAACATTTGCAGTGCTAGCAAGCGTGTTTACAGCAAACGCCAACGCTGGCTGTGCAGATATTTCATATACTACCTTACAACAAGCAGCAAATTTCGCACGTGCATTAGGCAATACTGGCGGCTTAAGCTTAAACATGTGGGCAACGTTTGTAGATGAAACCGGTAAAGTTTGTGCTGTAGTCAATACTGGCGTTAAAGGCGAACTAGCTGGCAATTCACAATGGTTGGGTAGTCGTGTCATTTCCGCTCAAAAAGCGAATACAGGTAATGCATTCAGCTTAAATGGCCTAGCTATCTCAAGCGGTGCTTTGTATGCTGCGGTGCAACCAGGCGGCAGTTTATATGGCTTACAAGAAAGTAACCCTGTAGATGCTGAAGCTGCATACAAAGGCCCAGCAACAAGTTTTGGTAAAGCGAATGATCCACTAGTTGGCACTCGCGTAGGTGGTGTTAACGTATTTGGTGGCGGTTTACCACTTTACAAAAATGGTGTGAAAATTGGTGGTATTGGTGTGTCTGGCGATACATCATGTACCGATCACGCTTTTGTATGGAAAATGCGTCAAATCCTAGCCATGGAACCAGCAGCATCAGTAACACAAGTTGAGAAGTTAAAATTAACTGGGACTTTTGCGGCGCTTGGCGACCATCCAACTTGTATAGGTGGTGCAATTGGCGACCAATCAGGCTTCGTAGCTTCAGCACCTTAA
- the gspG gene encoding type II secretion system major pseudopilin GspG, which yields MRNNRQWFHVNKGFTLLELLVVMVIIGLLVSYVGPRYFGQLSKSEVKTAKAQIFSLRKALDVYRLDTGSYPDQQAGLEALMTAPQGNSKWQGPYLQKAIPNDPWDHPYIYRIPGEKSEFDLFSYGADGRAGGTNENADISD from the coding sequence ATGCGAAATAATCGCCAGTGGTTTCACGTTAACAAAGGCTTCACGCTGCTTGAGCTTTTAGTCGTCATGGTGATTATTGGCTTATTGGTCAGCTATGTTGGGCCTCGCTATTTTGGCCAATTAAGCAAATCTGAAGTAAAAACAGCTAAAGCACAGATTTTTTCACTAAGAAAAGCGCTTGATGTCTACCGCCTAGATACTGGGAGTTATCCAGATCAACAAGCTGGCTTAGAGGCATTAATGACTGCGCCACAAGGTAATAGCAAATGGCAAGGTCCTTATTTGCAAAAAGCCATTCCAAATGATCCATGGGATCACCCTTACATTTACCGCATTCCAGGTGAAAAATCTGAGTTTGACTTATTCTCTTACGGAGCGGATGGTCGAGCTGGCGGCACTAATGAAAATGCAGATATTAGCGATTAA
- a CDS encoding type II secretion system F family protein gives MQYQLRVLREGHAPYQFELDASSIEDARIKAEQQGLIVLQVKSSASAIILQTLNQKNIPFPLMLFCQEFRVLFEAGLSVMDVLHTLIDKETNSAIKLILQQLLMAVQEGKTLSQAMSLNTNAFPTLFIATISAAETTSDLPEALLRYSQYLENVDLLKKRIVSASVYPAIVTSFGLLVLAFLVVFVIPKFSKIYATQVTNISTSTKFLLKVGDFSQHYGYIILGLLVAMIAALIIMISRPEIRAKLYDALWKIPFLGNKVRVYHLARFYRTFSMLLKSGIPVMNGLAMVESLLGAGLKNNLQKAKKLITEGQQFSQALSEAELTTPVAMRLFNVGEKTGTLDKMMERAASFHEEEMIRWVDRFTKIFEPTLMALIGILIGGIVLMMYMPIFELASGIQ, from the coding sequence ATGCAATATCAGTTACGCGTTCTTCGTGAAGGTCATGCCCCCTACCAGTTCGAGCTTGATGCTAGCTCTATTGAAGATGCTCGAATTAAGGCCGAACAACAAGGCTTAATTGTCTTACAGGTTAAGTCATCTGCATCGGCAATTATTCTGCAAACACTCAATCAAAAAAACATTCCGTTTCCGCTGATGTTGTTTTGCCAAGAATTTCGCGTACTGTTCGAAGCTGGCTTATCTGTCATGGATGTGCTGCATACGCTCATCGATAAAGAAACTAACTCAGCTATTAAGCTTATATTGCAACAACTACTCATGGCTGTTCAAGAAGGTAAAACCTTATCGCAAGCCATGTCGCTTAATACTAACGCATTCCCCACCCTATTTATCGCCACCATTAGCGCTGCCGAGACCACTAGTGATTTGCCCGAAGCCTTGCTGCGTTATAGCCAGTATTTAGAAAATGTCGATTTACTTAAAAAACGTATTGTCAGCGCCTCTGTTTACCCAGCCATCGTCACGAGTTTCGGCTTACTTGTATTGGCATTTCTAGTCGTATTTGTCATACCAAAATTCAGTAAGATTTACGCAACACAAGTGACAAACATTTCTACAAGTACCAAATTTTTGCTGAAGGTTGGCGATTTTTCACAACACTATGGTTATATTATTTTAGGGTTATTAGTCGCAATGATTGCCGCATTGATCATCATGATTTCTCGCCCAGAAATACGTGCCAAGCTTTACGACGCCTTGTGGAAGATTCCATTTTTAGGCAACAAGGTGCGGGTATATCACCTGGCACGATTTTATCGCACGTTCTCTATGCTGCTCAAAAGCGGTATTCCCGTGATGAATGGCTTAGCCATGGTAGAAAGCTTGCTTGGTGCAGGCTTAAAAAACAATCTACAAAAAGCCAAAAAACTCATTACCGAAGGCCAACAGTTTTCTCAAGCACTATCAGAAGCTGAACTCACCACACCTGTGGCCATGCGTTTATTCAATGTCGGCGAAAAAACAGGCACTTTAGATAAAATGATGGAGCGCGCAGCAAGTTTTCATGAAGAAGAAATGATTCGTTGGGTAGACCGATTTACCAAGATATTTGAACCAACATTAATGGCACTTATTGGCATCTTAATTGGCGGCATTGTGTTGATGATGTATATGCCAATTTTTGAGCTTGCGAGCGGTATCCAATGA